The genomic segment CCCTGTCTATGCGTACTTCAAGAAAGTCAAGGTCTACGAGGTGTTCGTGGAGGGCGCCAAAGAGGGATTCCAGATCGGCGTAAAGATCATCCCGTTTCTGGTGGCCATTCTGGCAGCAATCGGAGTGTTTCGTGCCTCTGGTGCGATGGATCTGCTCGTAAAAATTCTGGGCCCGGTTACCGACGCCATCGGGATGCCCGCCGAACTCATCACCATGGCGATTATGCGTCCCCTTTCCGGCAGCGGTGCGCTGGGCGTCATGACTGAGCTGGTCAACACCCACGGCGCCGACTCTATGATCGGCCGCATGGCCTCCACCATGATGGGTTCCACCGAGACCACCTTCTACGTGCTGGCGGTTTATTTCGGCTCGGTGAGCATCAAGAATGAGCGCCACGCCGTCCCCGCCGCACTGCTGGCCGACCTCACCGGGATCATTGCGGCGGTGTTTATCTGTAATATGGTGTTTTGATATGGGCGATTTTTTGTTTAGGAAGGTGAATGAGTTCAGATAATGAGATGTGGTTTATCACCTGATGGAAGCATCCCCCGCAATAAACGTTGGACTTCAGATTTGCTTCGAGATGGTACGTCTCTACGAAAGGGTTCAACGACCAATCATTATATTTAATCGTAGAGAAAATCCCCTGTTTCATCCCTTTTTCTTGATAAAAAGGGATACAAAAATCAAGGCTGTGCTATTCATTTTGACCGCTTCACAACTCGTTCAGAAAAATTCCCGGAACTTGCTTCGCATCGGACAGCCGGGAATTTTTGTCTTCACTCGTCGAAGCGGTGCCCAAATTGAATAGCAAGGCCAGATAACTACTTAGGGGAAGGTATGGGATCTCTTTACACTGAATGATGACAATCTATAGAGGAATAAAAATGAGTCGCACCTTGTACAAAAAAATTGTCATACTTGCTGTTTTAAGTATCACCTTAACATCTGGCTGCACCTCAACCCAGGTCGCGACCAATGCTGAAAAGAAGGTAGCGGCCGATACCACAGAAGTCACTCTGCAGCAGGAGTTACGGCAACTGCTGAATCATCCCGCACTACAGACGGCGCATGTAGGGATCTACGTGCAGGATCCGTACACCCGGAAGGTCGTCTTTGCCCGGAACGAGCACCGGCTGTTCGCCCCGGCTTCAAATCAGAAGCTCCTCACTACTGCGGCGGCGCTTTCCACCCTTGGCCCGGATTTTCGTTTTCACACAGAGCTCTACACAAATGGCAGAATCGAGAACGGGACTCTGTACGGTGACCTCTACATCCGGGGTACAGGCGATCCCACGCTGTCCGGCAGGTTCCACGACGGCGACATGATTCGTGATCTGGAGAACTGGGCCGACGCGTTGCAAGAGCTGGACGTCACCCGCATCACCGGGGATATCATCGCCGATGCCACCATGTTCGATCAGGACTGGATTGGAACCGGTTGGGAGTATGACGATTTGAGTTACTGGTACGCCGCTCAGCCGGGCGCGCTCTCGTTCAACGACAACTGCCTGGACGTTTTCATCACTCCCGGAGACAGCATCGGCGCTCCGGCCAACCTTCGGTATGAGCCGGAGACGGATTACTTCCGTATGACCAACGACCTGGTGACGGTACACGAGGATTCCATCACTTCCTACGACTATCACCGGGAGTTAAACACCAACGATATGCGCTTCTTTGGGAAAATTTCCATGAGTGAGGATAGGATTAGGGACTACATCACGATACATAATCCGGCCCGATACACGACAAACGTTCTCAGAGATGTACTGACGGATCGCGGTATTTCCATAGATGGTATGATCCGGGAAATCCCGCAGGATGAGCCGGTTGACTACAAGGGGTTTACGCAGATCCTGGATTATACATCTCCGCCGTTGATCGAGATCCTCAATGTGATTAATAGGCGCAGCCAGAATCTCTATGCGGAGCAGGTGTTCAAACGGCTGGGTTACGAGGTGACCGGCAAAGGAACCTTCGAAGGAGGAAAGAGAGCCGTACTAGAGTTCCTGGGAAAAAACGGTGTGGATACCGAACACCTGAACATCGCCGACGGTTCCGGTCTCTCCCGGCGGAATCTGGTCTCCCCGGCACAGATAGTGATGGTGCTCCGATCCATGTACACCGGAAAATACAGCGATGAATATTTGCGTTCGCTTCCCATTGGAGGCGATAATGGCACCCTCAGCCAGCGGTTTCGGGGGACAATTTCGGAGCGACGTGTCAATGCCAAAACCGGATATATGGGATTCGTCCGTATCCTTTCCGGTTATTTGAATACCAGAGATGACCATACGCTGACCTTTTCCATCATGGTCAACGGCTACACCACAGAGACCAGCGTGATTGATGAGATTCAGGATTCGATTGTGTCGGTGATCGCGTCGTATTCTTATGATGAACTTGTTGGAAAATAAAAGATTCACCGCAGAGGCGCAAAGAGCCCAGAGAACAGAGAAAAACAATAATTGTAGCTGCGAAGAGACGCGAAGAATCTCGAAGAAAACAACCAACAACCAACAACCAACAACCAACAACAGATTAAGAGTAAGATTAAGATTATGATTAAGAAGGTGCGTAACTATAACACGATAACACGCTTTTCAACTTAAACACGTGAACACCCGAACACTTAAACACCTCCGTTAAGTTGACAACTCTGAGCTCCCGTCGTTATATTACATTCGTAATTATTCCGCACCAATACTAACAAGGATTTTGCCCAAACCGATGAAACCCGGAGTTTACCCTTGGTTATTCTGAAATTCGGAGGCTCATCCCTCGCGGATATTGAGGAGATCCGGCGGGTGACCTCGATCATCGAATCCCAGCTCGGGCGGAATCCCGTGGTGGTTGTTTCGGCGCTGGGGGATATCACCAATGTGCTGGAACACCTGGCGGATCTGTCACTGGAGCACTCCGAGAAGTTCGTTATCAACGAGCTGAACGATTTTTTTGAGCCACGGCTGTACCGGATTATCTCGGGAGTAGTTTCCAAAAATGCTGAGCAGCAGCAGTGCCTTTCGGACGTCAACCGGATTATGCAGGAGCTGAAGAACGTCTACCGTGGATTGACCGTGGTGAAGGAGCTCACTCCCAGGGCGATGGATACCCTCCTGAGCTATGGAGAAAAGATCTCGCAAACTGTAATCACGCATGCACTCAGATCTATGAATATTGCCGGCGTGGAGATTCCGGCACAGAAGTGCGTCATCACGGATGCCAATTTCGGTCGGGCGGACGTGCTGTGGGACCAGACGAGCCGCTCGGTGGAGGAACACGTCGTTCCGGCGATCGAACAAAACCAGGTGCCGGTGCTCCAGGGATTTGTCGGCGGAACGAGCGACGGGACAGTCACGACACTCGGTCGCGGCGGATCGGATTATACTGCGGCGGTACTCGGGTCGATCCTTGGGGCGGAAGATATCCAGATATGGACGGACGTGGACGGCTTCCTGAATGCTGACCCCGGATTGGTGGACGAAGCGACAACCATTGAGAAACTCAATATCGAAGAGGCGAAGGAACTGGCGAATTTCGGCGCCCGGGTGCTGCATCCGCGGACGGTGCTGCCGGCCATTGAACGAGATATTCCAGTGTATATCCGGAACACGTTTGCGCCGGAAAAGCAGGGAACGGTGCTCTCCGGAGATAAAACCGGGGCAGGCATCCACTGTCTGACGGCGGTACGTGACCTCGTCCGCATAGAACTCAGCGGCACTGCTCAATCCCGCGAGCAATTTGCCGATCTCATAAATTCCGCCGGATGGAGCCAAATCTATCTCACCATGCAGTCGCCGAATGCTATGACTGCAATAGTTGATCCCGGAGAACCAAGATTGATCGACCGATTCTGTGAGGAGCTCTCCGATGAAATCGAATGCAGAACTGAGACGGAGATCGGGATCATTGGAATTGTGGGCGAGTCACTGACAACCAACTCCGAAGAATACCGCAATTTGATCGGAATTCTTGAGAAATTCGAATACGATTTTTTCCCGTATTCGCCAAATTCCAACCGGTGGTTGCTGGCCGTGAAAGACTTTAATCTTAGCGAAATTTTCAGTACACTTTTTCACGAAATCTTTAACGCAAACTCCGGAAAGACATCCGAATGAAAATTGCCGTTATCGGGACTGGGAACACCGGTCAACATGTGGCGGGACAGGCCGAATCGCGCGGCCACGAGGTTGTGGAAACGTTCGATATTGACCATCCCCTGACCGAAGAGAATGCGCCGGAAAACGTCACATTCATCGACTTTTCAGTGGGAGAGATGGTACCGGAATATGTAGACATCGCCGGGAAGACCGGGAATAATATTGTCATCGGCACCACGGGCTGGTATGATCAGCTTGAATCGGTGGAAAAATCGGTTGAAGAGTCTGGCATCGGGTGTCTCTATGCGCCGAATTTTGCGCTGGGGGTGAACCTCTTTTTCCGGGGAACGGAATTCATCTCAAAACTATTCGGATCGCAGAATTACGATATCACTATCCACGAGGAGCACCATACCAAAAAATCCGATGCTCCCAGCGGGACGGCATTGGAACTCGGGAAGATCGCGTTGAAGCAGTTCGATTCGAAGTCCGAACTCCTGGTCGGGAATCCGGACGGTCGGATCAAACCTGAGCAGCTGCAGATTTCATCGTCACGGGTAGGAGATGTCTACGGAAATCACCGGATTGTCATCGAAGGGGAACACGACCGGATCGAATTCAGTCATTCGATAAAATCCCGGAAGACTTTAGCGGAAGGAGCCGTTATTGCAGCGGAATGGCTGGAAGGGAAACAGGGGCTGTACACCATACACGATTTAATCGACGATATTTTACAGGAAGGACAAGCATGAGCAATAAACGATTTACGGGGGCCGGCGTCGCACTGGTGACCCCGTTCAATGAGCAGGGCGATATTGATATCCCGTCGGTGCATTCACTGGTAGAGTGGCATTTGGAATCCGGGACGGATATGATTCTCCCGTCCGGCACCACCGGCGAGGCGGCCACGCTTTCCAAAGATGAATTTGCTGAACTGGTTACAGCGGTGCTGGAGGTCGTCGACGGCAGGATTCCGGTTATTCCCGGAACCGGAACCAATAGTACTGCAAAGGTTATCGAGATGTCGCAGCTCGCCCAATCGCTGGGAGCCGATGGGGTACTGGTGGTCTCACCGTATTACAATAAGCCAACTCAAGCCGGCCTGTACGAGCATTATAAGGCCGTCGCCGAGTCCATTGAAATCCCTGTCGTGATGTATAATGTACCGGGCCGCACCAGCAGCAATATCTCTGCGGAGACGCAGTTGCGATTGGCAGAGATCCCGAACATCGTCGCCACCAAGGAAGCGTCCGGAAATTTCAAGCAGATCATGCATATTATCGATAATTGTCCGGATGATTTCAGCGTTCTCTCCGGGGATGACTCCGACGCTTTCTCGATAGTTGCGCTGGGCGGAGACGGCGTAGTCTCGGTGGTTGCCAACGAGATGCCGGCCGAAATGTCCAAGATGATTGAGCAGGCGCTGAGTGGCAATTTCGCTGGGGCCAGAGAACTCCATTATACGATGCTTCCGCTGATGGAGGCGAACTTCTTTGAAACGAATCCGATCCCGGTGAAGACGGTACTGGCAGCCATGGGGAAAATTCAGGAAAAATTCCGCCTGCCGATGGTGCCGATAGCAGACGAGAACAGGAAAAAGTTACTGGCCGTGGCGAAATCGATGGGGCTTATTTCATGACGACTGACCAAATCAAAGAACGTATTCAGGAATTATACGACGAAAATCCGGATAACTATACCGAGCAGGATGAGACCCTCTTTACTGAGTTTAAATCACTGCTGAACGAGGGAACTGTCCGATCTGCAGAGCCGCAGTCTGACGGCTGGAAGGCGGTAAGCTGGGTCAAAGAGGGGATTCTAATTGGTTTCCGCATGGGGAAGTTGGTGGACTATTCGGTGAACGAACAGTTCCGGTATTTTGACAAACACACTTACCCGCTGAAGCAATTGACGCTAGAGAATCAGGTGCGACAGGTGCCCGGCGGTTCGAGTATCCGCGACGGCTCCTACATATCTCCGGAGGTGGTGATTATGCCGCCGGTGTATATCAACGTGGGCGCGTATGTGGATGCGGAGAGCATGGTGGATTCCCACGCGCTGGTGGGATCGTGTGCCCAGATCGGCAGCCGGGTGCACCTGAGTGCCGGCGTACAGATCGGCGGGGTGCTGGAGCCCATCGGCGCGTTGCCGGTGATTGTGGAGGACGGCGTGATGGTGGGCGGCAGCAGCGGGATCTACGAGGGGACAATCGTGAAGCAGAACGCCGTCATCGGCGCGGGCGTTACGCTGACGGCGGGAACACCGATCTACGATCTGGTGAATGAGGAAGTGATCCGCGCGAAGCCTGGGGAACCGCTGGTGGTGCCGGAGGATGCCGTGGTGGTGCCTGGCTCCCGGAAGATTGAGAAGGACTTCGCCGAAGAGAACGGGCTTTCAATTTACACGCCGCTGATCGTGAAGTACCGGGATGAGAAAACGGATAGTGCGACCGTGTTGGAGGATTCGTTGCGGTGATTTTTTTTACTGTTTTTACCTCACAGATATTCATACGGCAATCCTTGAATAGTGCCGTTCCACCCGGACAGGACGGGGATTAAATACCCCAAATCCAGATTGAGCCCCGGCGGGATGGCAGAATTTTTACTTACTCTTTTTAAGATCCAAAGGGAATCCATCAGACAAAAATTCAAAAAATCCGCTGACCTAAATTGTATCAAGAATATTTACACCGACCTGCCTCCGAAAACTTTTATTAATGGTACTTTTGTTGGCCCCAAAAGTACCCAAAAGGGCCTGGAAACTCAGAACTCGCACTCCCTTTCAATTCAGCGTCTTTCATAATTTTGCTATTCGTACGGTTGAACTATTGGAATCTTAATCTGAGTGCTCAGACAGATGAGTTTCCGGAAAAAAACAGATGGAATCGGCGTTATCTAAAACTGGCGAATAGAGTAAGTTTATCGGATGAAATGCGCTGTTCAATAATTATTATAAGTTTTATATACAAATTTGTATATAATTTTACCGATATTCAGGAGACACCATATAAACATATGGATGCAAGTTTTTTGTAGTTTAACGGAAACTCAGTGTTTGAGCACCATAATAGAAATTTAGTGAAATAGTTAAATTGAATGCGAAAATTATAAAAGACCATTTTGAATTATTAAGTGTGCGAGTTCTGAGTTTTCGGGCCTTTCTGCCCACTTTTTTGGCTGGAAAAAAGTGGGTTTAGGTAATATTTACAGATGATTTCACTATTCGACGTGCTCAGAGTTAACTTTTCAACGTTTATTCTGAACATGTCTTGAGCAGGGGCAAACAATTTGTCGAAGAATGGACGACGATTTGAACTCGGATTTTAAATTGAGGGAAGTATAATCGAAAA from the Candidatus Neomarinimicrobiota bacterium genome contains:
- the dacB gene encoding D-alanyl-D-alanine carboxypeptidase/D-alanyl-D-alanine-endopeptidase yields the protein MSRTLYKKIVILAVLSITLTSGCTSTQVATNAEKKVAADTTEVTLQQELRQLLNHPALQTAHVGIYVQDPYTRKVVFARNEHRLFAPASNQKLLTTAAALSTLGPDFRFHTELYTNGRIENGTLYGDLYIRGTGDPTLSGRFHDGDMIRDLENWADALQELDVTRITGDIIADATMFDQDWIGTGWEYDDLSYWYAAQPGALSFNDNCLDVFITPGDSIGAPANLRYEPETDYFRMTNDLVTVHEDSITSYDYHRELNTNDMRFFGKISMSEDRIRDYITIHNPARYTTNVLRDVLTDRGISIDGMIREIPQDEPVDYKGFTQILDYTSPPLIEILNVINRRSQNLYAEQVFKRLGYEVTGKGTFEGGKRAVLEFLGKNGVDTEHLNIADGSGLSRRNLVSPAQIVMVLRSMYTGKYSDEYLRSLPIGGDNGTLSQRFRGTISERRVNAKTGYMGFVRILSGYLNTRDDHTLTFSIMVNGYTTETSVIDEIQDSIVSVIASYSYDELVGK
- a CDS encoding 2,3,4,5-tetrahydropyridine-2,6-dicarboxylate N-succinyltransferase produces the protein MTTDQIKERIQELYDENPDNYTEQDETLFTEFKSLLNEGTVRSAEPQSDGWKAVSWVKEGILIGFRMGKLVDYSVNEQFRYFDKHTYPLKQLTLENQVRQVPGGSSIRDGSYISPEVVIMPPVYINVGAYVDAESMVDSHALVGSCAQIGSRVHLSAGVQIGGVLEPIGALPVIVEDGVMVGGSSGIYEGTIVKQNAVIGAGVTLTAGTPIYDLVNEEVIRAKPGEPLVVPEDAVVVPGSRKIEKDFAEENGLSIYTPLIVKYRDEKTDSATVLEDSLR
- a CDS encoding spore maturation protein, with the translated sequence MFESVINGISALAIPIVIVVIPVYAYFKKVKVYEVFVEGAKEGFQIGVKIIPFLVAILAAIGVFRASGAMDLLVKILGPVTDAIGMPAELITMAIMRPLSGSGALGVMTELVNTHGADSMIGRMASTMMGSTETTFYVLAVYFGSVSIKNERHAVPAALLADLTGIIAAVFICNMVF
- the dapB gene encoding 4-hydroxy-tetrahydrodipicolinate reductase; the protein is MKIAVIGTGNTGQHVAGQAESRGHEVVETFDIDHPLTEENAPENVTFIDFSVGEMVPEYVDIAGKTGNNIVIGTTGWYDQLESVEKSVEESGIGCLYAPNFALGVNLFFRGTEFISKLFGSQNYDITIHEEHHTKKSDAPSGTALELGKIALKQFDSKSELLVGNPDGRIKPEQLQISSSRVGDVYGNHRIVIEGEHDRIEFSHSIKSRKTLAEGAVIAAEWLEGKQGLYTIHDLIDDILQEGQA
- the dapA gene encoding 4-hydroxy-tetrahydrodipicolinate synthase — its product is MSNKRFTGAGVALVTPFNEQGDIDIPSVHSLVEWHLESGTDMILPSGTTGEAATLSKDEFAELVTAVLEVVDGRIPVIPGTGTNSTAKVIEMSQLAQSLGADGVLVVSPYYNKPTQAGLYEHYKAVAESIEIPVVMYNVPGRTSSNISAETQLRLAEIPNIVATKEASGNFKQIMHIIDNCPDDFSVLSGDDSDAFSIVALGGDGVVSVVANEMPAEMSKMIEQALSGNFAGARELHYTMLPLMEANFFETNPIPVKTVLAAMGKIQEKFRLPMVPIADENRKKLLAVAKSMGLIS
- a CDS encoding aspartate kinase; translation: MVILKFGGSSLADIEEIRRVTSIIESQLGRNPVVVVSALGDITNVLEHLADLSLEHSEKFVINELNDFFEPRLYRIISGVVSKNAEQQQCLSDVNRIMQELKNVYRGLTVVKELTPRAMDTLLSYGEKISQTVITHALRSMNIAGVEIPAQKCVITDANFGRADVLWDQTSRSVEEHVVPAIEQNQVPVLQGFVGGTSDGTVTTLGRGGSDYTAAVLGSILGAEDIQIWTDVDGFLNADPGLVDEATTIEKLNIEEAKELANFGARVLHPRTVLPAIERDIPVYIRNTFAPEKQGTVLSGDKTGAGIHCLTAVRDLVRIELSGTAQSREQFADLINSAGWSQIYLTMQSPNAMTAIVDPGEPRLIDRFCEELSDEIECRTETEIGIIGIVGESLTTNSEEYRNLIGILEKFEYDFFPYSPNSNRWLLAVKDFNLSEIFSTLFHEIFNANSGKTSE